A part of Bacillus rossius redtenbacheri isolate Brsri chromosome 1, Brsri_v3, whole genome shotgun sequence genomic DNA contains:
- the LOC134542161 gene encoding DNA excision repair protein ERCC-5 isoform X2, with protein sequence MGVHGLWKLIEPSGKIVPLDTLENKVLAVDVSIWLHQALKGFQDARGNAVPNAHLLGLFHRICKLLFYRIKPVFVFDGGVPHLKRQTVAARRQQKSRAEQRSEQAREKLLRNIVKHKALRKVLGLGQAAGDVGTEPSRSQQADDMFLLPPTVPCGPDQDPGGEQHDEEEDEEDDALEEVVHEQHYKDLHSINVNSEDFKALPANVRHDILSELKETRKQSSWGRLHEIPKESGEFSSYQMARLLKRRSVQVSLEEAEKEMGGRTLSLGELEELLSDQGVVLASDLGRRIASDNVTRYLYVKESKEGESKRSSQADSSSELSELGSSPEKPGTSKSEAPLQVGETNPTVTKDIGSFDAGSVVSQSEVISSDDNENENVDAARSHPLLQVARDFMLENSSLTQQQILSIIKHQNSPKKSGDASPEVSPTVSKTNNVVDENKVDSENLGVTQKEILAMIQAELVRCKELLEAESKGQLEEGTSANGEAGIVGIIETDKLPGLPAVADSSTKVGPAQELHIVTTDVCLSPDKESPLHDVAGGKDSLESDEDEMASNFAVPPEGVRVTSDDDSDGEFIEVMEQQVNNVSESQEALPKQTNPTDAVLTEAEVTMDDDIFADVFSTADTKELDEIVGKLNKSSRVASKNLDIGGSVAQEIISSSVTSQKKVLEAHLKSNLTEIFLESADMSLKEDTQDEQSKHEVSTEEENKNTSRLENENPSNGVVPASKPEEKLSLEELRLIQVNLEEEQTTLVAERGKQDRIAASITDQMYLEAQELLQLFGVPYIVAPMEAEAQCAFLDLMSLTDGTITDDSDIWLFGGQRVYKNFFNHKKQVLQFQATDIHHYFKLSRQQLILLALLVGSDYTVGLPGVGPVTALEILGLFPCKRLDQDAQGLLQGLHTFRDWLKSGVGMGPSKAALRSKLRNILVHEGGRIQRSFLVGHARPAFSSELCEEEVLLDEQKN encoded by the exons GCGGCCAGGCGCCAGCAGAAGAGCAGGGCAGAGCAGAGGTCGGAGCAGGCGCGGGAGAAGCTGCTCAGGAACATCGTCAAGCACAAGGCGCTGAGGAAGGTGCTCGGGCTGGGCCAGGCGGCGGGGGACGTTGGGACGGAACCCTCCCGCTCGCAGCAGGCGGACGACATGTTCCTCCTGCCGCCCACGGTTCCGTGTGGCCCCGACCAAGACCCTGG AGGTGAACAACATGATGAAGAGGAAGATGAGGAAGATGATGCCTTGGAAGAAGTTGTGCACGAGCAACACTACAAAGATCTCCATTCCATTAACGTAAATAGTGAAGATTTCAAGGCCTTGCCCGCCAATGTACGCCACGATATCCTCTCAGAATTGAAAGAAACCAGGAAGCAAAGTTCTTGGGGTAGACTTCATGAAATTCCCAAG GAGTCCGGAGAGTTCTCGAGCTACCAGATGGCCAGGCTGCTGAAGAGGCGGTCGGTGCAGGTGTCTCTGGAGGAGGCAGAGAAGGAGATGGGTGGTCGCACCCTCAGCCTCGGAGAGCTGGAGGAGCTGTTGTCCGACCAAGGCGTCGTCCTGGCCTCTGACCTGGGCAGGCGGATTGCGTCCGACAACGTCACCAGATACCTCTACGTCAAAG AGTCGAAGGAAGGAGAGTCTAAAAGGAGTAGCCAGGCTGACAGTAGCAGTGAACTCAGTGAGCTTGGCTCGTCGCCTGAGAAACCCGGGACAAGCAAAAGCGAGGCACCTCTTCAGGTCGGAGAGACAAATCCTACTGTTACGAAGGATATTGGTTCCTTCGATGCAGGGAGTGTAGTATCACAGAGTGAAGTTATCTCAAGTGATgataatgaaaatgaaaatgtgGATGCTGCAAGGAGCCACCCACTTCTTCAGGTGGCGAGGGACTTTATGTTGGAGAACAGCAGCCTGACACAACAGCAAATCTTGAGCATCATAAAACATCAGAATAGTCCTAAAAAATCAGGGGACGCTTCACCTGAAGTTTCCCCTACTGTTTCAAAAACAAACAATGTTGTCGATGAAAATAAAGTTGACTCTGAGAATTTGGGTGTCACCCAGAAGGAAATACTAGCTATGATTCAAGCTGAGCTAGTGAGGTGCAAAGAACTTTTAGAGGCTGAATCGAAAGGACAGTTGGAAGAAGGTACCTCTGCCAATGGTGAAGCTGGAATAGTGGGCATCATTGAAACAGACAAACTCCCTGGTCTCCCGGCTGTCGCAGATTCTTCTACTAAAGTCGGTCCCGCTCAAGAACTACACATTGTCACGACTGATGTGTGTTTATCGCCAGATAAAGAGAGTCCACTGCATGATGTAGCGGGAGGAAAAGACTCTTTGGAAAGTGATGAGGATGAAATGGCATCCAATTTTGCTGTACCTCCTGAAGGTGTGAGGGTCACATCAGATGATGATTCTGATGGCGAATTCATCGAAGTGATGGAGCAACAGGTGAATAATGTTAGTGAAAGTCAAGAAGCATTGCCTAAACAGACAAATCCTACTGATGCAGTATTAACTGAAGCTGAAGTGACCATGGATGATGATATTTTTGCTGATGTGTTTTCAACTGCAGATACAAAAGAACTAGATGAAATAGTAGGAAAACTGAACAAGTCATCTCGGGTAGCCTCTAAAAATCTTGACATAGGAGGTAGTGTGGCACAAGAAATAATTTCATCAAGTGTAACCTCACAGAAAAAAGTTCTTGAAGCACATTTAAAAAGCaatttaactgaaatttttttggaaTCAGCTGACATGTCTTTGAAAGAAGATACTCAAGATGAACAAAGCAAACATGAGGTTAGTacagaagaagaaaataaaaatacttctaGATTAGAAAATGAAAATCCAAGCAATGGTGTTGTTCCTGCAAGTAAGCCTGAAGAAAAACTCAGTTTAGAAGAGCTTCGCCTGATTCAG GTGAACTTGGAAGAGGAACAGACAACGTTGGTGGCTGAAAGAGGCAAACAGGATCGTATAGCGGCTTCGATAACCGATCAAATGTACCTGGAAGCACAG GAGCTGCTACAACTGTTTGGTGTACCGTATATAGTTGCTCCTATGGAGGCGGAAGCCCAGTGTGCTTTCCTGGACTTGATGTCACTGACCGATGGTACAATCACAGATGACAGTGATATATGGCTTTTTGGAGGCCAGAGAGTCTACAAAAATTTCTTCAATCACAAGAAGCAAGTTTTACAATTTCAAGCTACTGACATCCATCATTACTTTA AGCTGAGCCGCCAGCAGCTGATCCTGCTGGCGCTGCTTGTGGGCAGCGACTACACGGTCGGCCTGCCGGGCGTGGGGCCCGTCACGGCACTGGAGATCCTGGGCCTGTTCCCCTGCAAGCGGCTGGACCAGGACGCCCAGGGCCTGCTTCAGGGCTTGCACACGTTCAGGGACTGGCTGAAGTCGGGCGTCGGGATGGGGCCGAGCAAGGCTGCGCTCCGCTCCAAGCTCAGGAACATCCTCGTTCACGAAG GTGGACGAATCCAAAGAAGCTTTCTCGTGGGGCACGCCAGACCTGCTTTCTCTTCAGAACTATGCGAGGAAGAAGTTCTCCTGGACGAGCAAAAAAACTGA